From a region of the Pseudomonadota bacterium genome:
- the rsmH gene encoding 16S rRNA (cytosine(1402)-N(4))-methyltransferase RsmH, with protein sequence MESYLHRPVLVQELLEHLSPRPGGIYVDANLGGGGHAQALLELLAGTGQVIGIDLDDAAMAAATERLRRFSNFRAIQGNFADLDALLDSLQVEHIDGIHFDLGVSSPQLDTAERGFSFKGGGPLDMRFDTTQPTTAADIVNAASEAELTRIIREYGEERWAGPIARRIVRERPVLDTAALADIVSRAIPRAHHPPKTHPATRTFQALRIAVNDELGCLERGLEAGLRRLRPSGRLACISWHSLEDRIVKQALLRHAGRDPEAPRGLPRGLPVLGPAPDVKILTRQPVTPTDAEIADNPRARSARLRVAEKLPAA encoded by the coding sequence TCGGTGGAGGCGGGCACGCACAGGCCCTCCTCGAGCTTCTGGCCGGCACAGGCCAGGTCATCGGAATCGACCTCGACGACGCGGCGATGGCGGCAGCCACCGAGCGTCTTCGTCGTTTCTCGAACTTCCGTGCCATCCAGGGAAACTTCGCCGATCTCGACGCACTGCTCGACAGCCTGCAAGTCGAGCACATCGACGGCATCCACTTCGATCTCGGCGTCTCGTCACCGCAGCTCGACACGGCGGAGCGCGGCTTCTCGTTCAAGGGCGGCGGTCCGCTCGACATGCGGTTCGACACCACCCAGCCCACGACCGCGGCCGACATCGTCAACGCCGCCTCCGAGGCCGAGCTCACGCGCATCATCCGGGAGTACGGCGAGGAGCGATGGGCGGGCCCCATAGCGCGGCGCATCGTTCGTGAGCGTCCCGTGCTCGACACCGCGGCGCTGGCCGACATCGTGTCTCGCGCCATCCCCCGCGCGCACCACCCTCCGAAGACCCATCCCGCCACCCGAACCTTTCAAGCGCTCCGCATCGCGGTGAACGACGAGCTCGGCTGCCTCGAGCGCGGGCTCGAGGCGGGCTTGCGCCGCCTTCGTCCGAGCGGACGGCTCGCCTGCATCTCGTGGCACTCGCTGGAAGACCGCATCGTGAAGCAGGCGCTGCTTCGCCACGCTGGTCGGGATCCAGAGGCCCCCCGCGGTCTTCCCCGTGGGCTGCCCGTGCTCGGACCCGCACCGGACGTGAAGATTCTGACACGTCAGCCGGTGACCCCGACCGACGCCGAGATCGCAGACAACCCACGCGCGCGCTCGGCACGGCTGAGGGTTGCCGAGAAGCTGCCCGCCGCCTGA